In Rathayibacter sp. VKM Ac-2762, one DNA window encodes the following:
- a CDS encoding nitroreductase family protein, producing the protein MEFLDVVRRRKTTNGAFLPDPVSEEHQRLLMEVAGRAPSQLNSQPWRFVLVEERETIDRIAAISGESMTTAMSNGTFFERYKPYFRFSSEEMERRRDGMLFDKLPAPLRPFTKQVFTKRGQFLMNSLRVPQTLGEENRRLVAGSPLLLGVMLDRSEYRPGELSSFYSVFSMGAAMENVWLSTVELGMGIQFVSFPMEVPGAWARIESLLAVPDELELMAVYRLGYLPPEQRRPAIDWSSHQRKLPSQYVFRGTCATPQEGWDAPAGP; encoded by the coding sequence ATGGAGTTCCTCGATGTCGTCCGGCGCCGGAAGACCACCAACGGCGCGTTCCTGCCCGACCCCGTCTCCGAGGAGCACCAGCGGCTCCTGATGGAGGTGGCCGGCCGGGCGCCCTCGCAGCTCAACAGCCAGCCGTGGCGGTTCGTGCTCGTCGAGGAGCGCGAGACGATCGACCGGATCGCCGCGATCAGCGGCGAGAGCATGACCACCGCGATGTCGAACGGCACGTTCTTCGAGCGCTACAAGCCCTACTTCCGCTTCAGCAGCGAGGAGATGGAGCGGCGGCGCGACGGGATGCTGTTCGACAAGCTGCCGGCTCCGCTCCGCCCCTTCACGAAGCAGGTCTTCACGAAGCGCGGGCAGTTCCTGATGAACTCCCTCCGCGTCCCGCAGACGCTCGGTGAGGAGAACCGCCGGCTCGTCGCGGGATCGCCGCTGCTGCTCGGGGTGATGCTCGACCGCTCCGAGTACCGGCCGGGCGAGCTCTCCTCCTTCTACTCGGTGTTCAGCATGGGCGCCGCGATGGAGAACGTCTGGCTGAGCACGGTCGAGCTGGGGATGGGGATCCAGTTCGTGTCGTTCCCGATGGAGGTGCCGGGAGCGTGGGCGCGGATCGAGTCGCTGCTCGCCGTGCCCGACGAGCTGGAGCTGATGGCGGTGTACCGGCTCGGCTACCTGCCTCCGGAGCAGCGGCGGCCGGCGATCGACTGGTCCTCGCACCAGCGGAAGCTTCCGTCGCAGTACGTCTTCCGCGGCACCTGCGCGACTCCGCAGGAGGGGTGGGACGCGCCGGCCGGGCCGTGA
- a CDS encoding glutathione peroxidase, with translation MPDTIADIPLTTIDGTTSTLADYPPVRLIVNVASRCGLAPQYEKLEALQKSYGERGFTVLGFPSNQFLQELSDEDKIKAYCSTTWGVTFPMFEKVRVNGRSAHPLYAELTKAEDENGKAGRVKWNFEKFLITADGTVHRFRPTVEPDDPRIVDLIEASLPA, from the coding sequence GTGCCCGACACGATCGCCGACATCCCCCTCACCACGATCGACGGCACCACGTCGACCCTCGCCGACTACCCGCCCGTGCGGCTGATCGTCAACGTCGCCTCCCGCTGCGGCCTCGCCCCGCAGTACGAGAAGCTCGAGGCCCTGCAGAAGAGCTACGGGGAGCGCGGATTCACGGTCCTCGGCTTCCCGAGCAACCAGTTCCTCCAGGAGCTGAGCGATGAGGACAAGATCAAGGCGTACTGCTCGACGACCTGGGGGGTCACCTTCCCGATGTTCGAGAAGGTCCGCGTCAACGGCCGCTCGGCGCACCCGCTCTACGCGGAGCTCACCAAGGCGGAGGACGAGAACGGCAAGGCCGGCCGGGTGAAGTGGAACTTCGAGAAGTTCCTGATCACGGCCGACGGCACGGTCCACCGGTTCCGCCCGACGGTCGAGCCCGACGACCCTCGGATCGTCGACCTGATCGAGGCGTCGCTCCCCGCCTGA
- a CDS encoding ATP-dependent DNA ligase, with amino-acid sequence MAASQQIVSVGGRRLRLTNLDKVVYPETGFTKADVLSYYASVASAMLPHLARRPVTRKRWVDGVGTAEHPGEVFFEKNLPSSAPYWLSRTRLAHSSRDVEYPLVDDVAGLTWLAQQAALELHVPQWRVGSDGERRPPDRLVLDLDPGEGAGLAECAEVAFLARDLLEGMGLAPLPVTSGSKGIHLYCPLDASASSDQISAVAHELARALESDHRDLVVSDMKKTLREGKVLVDWSQNSAAKTTIAPYSLRGRLRPAAAAPRTWEELGAEDLRHLSPDEVVERLRSDGDLLRPLLAARGAGLEPTPERMAGFAATDASSDRLATYRSMRDASRTPEPVPEAGSAGTSSGDSFVIQEHHARRLHYDFRLEHDGVLVSWAVPKGPPLEGDPNRLAVQTEDHPLEYATFEGTIPAGEYGGGEVRIWDEGTYALEKWREGKEVIAVLTGRPDGGLGGEPRRYALLHTGSREGAEKNWLLHLMAPGPAHGHGTQRRGRAAASAASPAPRPAPSADRPAEDSAPRRHRPMLATAGRRGDVDPGAAIEMKWDGYRALVRVQGGTATLTSRNGNDLTAAFPDLLAPLAEAAADAVLDGEIVALDARGRPDFGALQTRGGLTKPREIEAAARSTPVHLMVFDLLERAGEDLTGSDYDTRRSALVDLVAENERVHVPSVFDGDLEEAMATSRTLGLEGVVAKRRDSRYQEGSRSRDWIKLTHHRLQEVVIVGWREGEGGLQGSVGALLTAIPGEDGLAYSGRVGTGFSDRERRGLVDRLAEHATEEPAVSVPPLESRGVHWVSPALVGEVRYRERTASGTLRQPVWRGWRADKAAADVRVEEAGS; translated from the coding sequence ATGGCCGCCTCGCAGCAGATCGTCTCGGTCGGCGGGCGGAGGCTGCGGCTGACGAACCTCGACAAGGTCGTCTACCCGGAGACGGGCTTCACCAAAGCCGATGTGCTCTCCTACTACGCCTCCGTCGCCTCCGCGATGCTGCCCCATCTCGCGCGCCGCCCGGTCACCCGGAAGCGCTGGGTCGACGGAGTGGGCACCGCCGAGCATCCGGGCGAGGTCTTCTTCGAGAAGAACCTCCCCTCCTCCGCCCCCTACTGGCTGAGCCGGACCCGGCTCGCGCACTCGTCGCGCGACGTCGAGTACCCGCTGGTCGACGACGTCGCCGGGCTCACCTGGCTGGCGCAGCAGGCGGCGCTCGAGCTGCACGTCCCGCAGTGGCGGGTGGGCTCCGACGGCGAGCGCCGTCCGCCCGACCGCCTCGTGCTCGACCTCGACCCGGGCGAGGGGGCGGGCCTCGCCGAGTGCGCCGAGGTCGCGTTCCTCGCCCGCGACCTGCTGGAGGGGATGGGGCTGGCTCCGCTGCCGGTGACCAGCGGGAGCAAGGGGATCCACCTCTACTGCCCGCTGGACGCCTCCGCCTCCAGCGACCAGATCTCGGCGGTCGCGCACGAGCTGGCGCGCGCGCTCGAGTCGGACCACCGCGACCTCGTCGTCTCGGACATGAAGAAGACCCTGCGCGAGGGCAAGGTCCTCGTCGACTGGAGCCAGAACAGCGCGGCGAAGACGACCATCGCCCCCTACTCCCTCCGGGGGCGCCTCCGGCCGGCCGCCGCCGCGCCCCGCACGTGGGAGGAGCTGGGTGCCGAGGACCTGCGCCACCTGTCGCCCGACGAGGTGGTGGAGCGGCTGCGGAGCGACGGCGACCTCCTCCGCCCGCTGCTCGCCGCCCGGGGTGCCGGGCTCGAGCCGACCCCGGAGCGGATGGCGGGCTTCGCCGCGACGGACGCCTCCTCCGACCGCCTGGCGACCTACCGCAGCATGCGCGACGCGTCGAGGACGCCGGAGCCGGTGCCCGAGGCGGGGTCCGCGGGCACCTCCTCGGGCGACTCCTTCGTCATCCAGGAGCACCACGCGCGGCGCCTGCACTACGACTTCCGGCTCGAGCACGACGGCGTCCTGGTCAGCTGGGCGGTGCCGAAGGGCCCGCCGCTGGAGGGCGACCCGAACCGGCTCGCGGTGCAGACCGAGGACCACCCCCTCGAGTACGCGACCTTCGAGGGCACGATCCCGGCCGGCGAGTACGGCGGCGGCGAGGTGCGCATCTGGGACGAGGGCACCTACGCGCTCGAGAAGTGGCGCGAGGGGAAGGAGGTGATCGCGGTGCTGACCGGCCGCCCCGACGGCGGGCTCGGCGGCGAGCCCCGACGCTACGCCCTGCTGCACACGGGCTCGAGGGAGGGCGCCGAGAAGAACTGGCTCCTGCACCTGATGGCGCCGGGTCCCGCTCACGGGCACGGGACGCAGCGACGGGGCCGGGCGGCCGCGTCCGCCGCGTCGCCCGCTCCCCGCCCCGCACCCTCCGCCGACCGCCCGGCCGAGGACTCCGCTCCGCGCCGCCACCGCCCCATGCTCGCCACGGCCGGACGCCGCGGCGACGTGGACCCCGGGGCCGCGATCGAGATGAAGTGGGACGGCTACCGCGCTCTCGTGCGGGTGCAGGGCGGCACCGCGACCCTCACGAGCCGCAACGGCAACGACCTGACCGCGGCGTTCCCCGACCTGCTCGCCCCGCTCGCCGAGGCCGCCGCCGACGCCGTGCTCGACGGCGAGATCGTCGCCCTCGACGCTCGCGGGCGCCCCGACTTCGGCGCCCTGCAGACCCGCGGCGGGCTGACGAAGCCGCGCGAGATCGAGGCGGCCGCCCGGTCCACTCCGGTGCACCTGATGGTCTTCGACCTGCTCGAGCGCGCAGGAGAGGACCTGACCGGGAGCGACTACGACACCCGTCGCTCGGCACTTGTCGACCTCGTCGCCGAGAACGAGCGCGTGCACGTCCCGTCCGTGTTCGACGGCGACCTGGAGGAGGCGATGGCCACCAGCCGCACCCTCGGCCTCGAGGGCGTGGTCGCCAAGCGCCGCGACTCGCGCTACCAGGAGGGCAGCCGCTCGCGCGACTGGATCAAGCTCACCCACCACCGGCTGCAGGAGGTCGTGATCGTGGGCTGGCGCGAGGGCGAGGGCGGCCTGCAGGGGTCGGTCGGGGCGCTGCTGACCGCGATCCCCGGCGAGGACGGGCTCGCGTACTCCGGCCGTGTGGGCACCGGCTTCAGCGACCGCGAGCGCCGCGGACTGGTCGACCGCCTGGCCGAGCACGCCACCGAGGAGCCCGCCGTCTCCGTCCCTCCGCTCGAGTCGCGCGGCGTGCACTGGGTGTCGCCCGCCCTGGTCGGCGAGGTCCGCTACCGCGAGCGCACCGCCTCCGGCACCCTCCGCCAGCCGGTCTGGCGCGGCTGGCGCGCCGACAAGGCCGCCGCGGACGTCCGCGTGGAGGAGGCGGGCAGCTGA
- a CDS encoding MFS transporter, translating to MRNRLATPSLLAHAVLIQAVAFLLRPAAVYQAIRLDVPAWALGALGASFALVPLLIALPVGGLVDRVGARAVMAVGSLVAVGAAAVLLLAGGSVAGLLLGIALLGAGHLGCVVGQQTVVAGGTGGTRLDSRFGYYTFAASLGQAIGPAFIPVLAGGSVRPDPAPLFLVGGILAVLLLVSTAGIRSPSPRGPAAEGAAAPGSTLGLLRVPGLARALLTSATVVAAVDLTVVYLPALGAERGLPAGVVGALLTVRALASMASRLLLGAATARLGRTRVMVGGILISALCLVLVALPAPTVLLFVAVAALGLGLGIGQPITMSWLIERTPADRHGRALALRLAGNRLGLIALPSLLGVLAAAAGAGGVLIGTGAAVGATLLLLRGVRLD from the coding sequence GTGCGGAACCGCCTGGCGACTCCGTCCCTGCTCGCGCACGCCGTGCTCATCCAGGCCGTCGCGTTCCTGCTCCGGCCGGCCGCCGTCTACCAGGCGATCCGGCTCGACGTGCCGGCCTGGGCGCTCGGGGCGCTCGGCGCCTCGTTCGCGCTGGTGCCGCTGCTGATCGCGCTGCCGGTGGGCGGGCTGGTCGACCGGGTCGGCGCCCGGGCCGTGATGGCCGTCGGCTCGCTCGTCGCGGTGGGAGCGGCCGCGGTGCTGCTCCTGGCGGGCGGGAGCGTCGCGGGGCTGCTCCTCGGCATCGCCCTGCTCGGCGCGGGGCACCTGGGCTGCGTGGTCGGGCAGCAGACCGTCGTCGCGGGCGGCACCGGAGGGACGCGTCTCGACAGCCGCTTCGGCTACTACACGTTCGCCGCGTCGCTCGGGCAGGCGATCGGGCCCGCGTTCATCCCGGTGCTCGCGGGCGGCTCGGTGCGGCCCGACCCGGCGCCGCTGTTCCTCGTGGGCGGGATCCTCGCGGTGCTGCTGCTGGTCTCGACGGCGGGGATCCGCAGCCCGTCCCCGCGCGGACCCGCGGCGGAGGGGGCTGCGGCTCCGGGCTCGACGCTCGGTCTCCTCCGGGTGCCGGGCCTCGCGCGCGCCCTGCTGACCAGCGCGACCGTCGTCGCCGCCGTCGACCTGACCGTCGTCTACCTCCCCGCCCTCGGCGCCGAGCGCGGGCTCCCGGCCGGCGTCGTCGGAGCCCTGCTCACCGTGCGCGCGCTCGCGTCGATGGCCTCGCGGCTCCTCCTCGGTGCGGCCACCGCCCGGCTCGGGCGCACCCGGGTGATGGTGGGCGGCATCCTGATCTCGGCGCTCTGCCTGGTGCTGGTCGCCCTGCCCGCGCCGACCGTGCTCCTCTTCGTCGCGGTCGCCGCCCTCGGCCTGGGCCTCGGGATCGGCCAGCCCATCACGATGTCGTGGCTGATCGAGCGGACCCCCGCCGACCGCCACGGCCGCGCCCTCGCGCTGCGCCTGGCCGGGAACCGCCTCGGGCTGATCGCCCTGCCCAGCCTCCTCGGCGTCCTCGCGGCGGCGGCCGGAGCGGGCGGTGTCCTCATCGGCACCGGTGCCGCGGTCGGCGCGACCCTCCTCCTGCTGCGCGGGGTGCGCCTGGACTGA